In the Malus domestica chromosome 16, GDT2T_hap1 genome, one interval contains:
- the LOC103403683 gene encoding 1-aminocyclopropane-1-carboxylate oxidase homolog 1-like translates to MVIKTKADEREGSGAKLSIPTINLYCIDSDSVLRAAVVEKIRYACKNRGFFQVKNGIPVDVLDRMVHGMREFPEQENGLKKELYSKDAGNKEQYLSSNRFYKSKKEETGEIRLCVMGLLIHPNPKNYPREIVIEYSKQVKNLGYTLFELLSEAFGMNPNKLKDMDCAEELSIYGHYYPPFPKQELTIGTDQHTDGSFITILLQDKVGGLQVLYENQWVNVPHMEGALVIHAGDLLQLVTNDKFISVNHSYSAECRPKSFCGKLFHARCSARKFKSLWTNQEVVIRRKSPDIPRS, encoded by the exons ATGGTGATCAAAACAAAAGCAGATGAGAGGGAGGGAAGTGGTGCCAAACTCAGTATTCCAACCATTAATCTTTATTGCATTGATAGCGACTCAGTTTTACGTGCTGCAGTGGTCGAGAAAATTCGATATGCATGCAAGAACAGAGGTTTCTTTCAGGTTAAAAATGGAATTCCAGTTGACGTTTTGGACAGGATGGTACATGGAATGCGTGAGTTTCCTGAGCAGGAAAATGGCCTTAAGAAGGAGTTGTACTCAAAGGATGCTGGGAACAAGGAGCAGTACCTGTCCAGTAATCGTTTCTACAAATCCAAAAAAGAGGAAACTGGAGAGATACGTTTGTGTGTTATGGGTCTCTTAATCCACCCAAACCCGAAGAACTACCCCCG AGAAATAGTGATTGAGTATTCAAAGCAAGTGAAGAATTTGGGATATACTTTGTTTGAGTTGCTGTCTGAGGCTTTTGGGATGAATCCCAACAAACTTAAAGACATGGATTGCGCTGAGGAGCTTTCTATCTATGGTCACTACTACCCACCATTCCCTAAACAAGAATTGACTATAGGCACCGACCAGCACACCGATGGCAGTTTCATCACCATACTATTACAAGACAAAGTGGGTGGCCTCCAAGTTTTGTATGAGAATCAATGGGTTAATGTTCCTCACATGGAAGGAGCTCTTGTTATCCATGCTGGAGACCTTCTGCAG CTCGTGACAAATGACAAGTTCATCAGTGTTAATCACAGTTATAGCGCAGAGTGTAGGCCCAAGAGTTTCTGTGGCAAGCTTTTTCATGCCAGATGCTCGGCCAGGAAATTCAAAAGTTTATGGACCAATCAAGAAGTTGTTATCAGAAGAAAATCCCCAGATATACCGAGAAGTTAA